The Chitinophaga sp. H8 region CGATGCTGACATTGGGGGATGGGTCAACGGTAGCATTGGATAGCGCCGGCAATCAGGTGATTCACCAGGGAAGTACCGCGATCTACCAGCGGCATGGGCAATTGCAGTATGAAACAGGAAATGGTGCCGGTGCTGTCAGCCTTAATATGCTCACTACTCCCCGGGGAGGGCAGTACCAACTGCGCTTGCCAGATGGGAGCACGGTATGGCTGAACGCTGCCTCTACTTTAAAATATCCTACTGCATTTTCAGATACCGGCCGTTTGGTGGAGCTGACCGGGGAAGCCTATTTTGAGATACGCCCGCTGTCAAATGCTTTAGCGGCAGGAGGCAACAAGAAGGTGCCTTTCCGGGTAAAGGTGAATAACATGACGGTAGAAGTATTGGGCACGGCATTTAACGTACAGGCCTATCCTGATGAGTCAAAAGTAACCACTACATTGATAAATGGCAAGGTGAAGCTCAACAGCAACAGTGAAACGTTGATGTTGCAACCAGGACAGCAGGCGCAGCTGGAGGAAGGAGGAAGGCTGAATCTGCTGGCAGATGCTGATATAGAACAGGCGGTGGCCTGGAAGAACGGCTATTTCCGCTTCGTTAAAACCGATATACAAAGTATCATGCAACAATTATCCCGATGGTATGATGTGGAGGTACGTTATGAAAAAGGCCTGAAACCTTATTCATTTGGCGCCATCATCAGCCGGAATAATAATATATCCCAGGTGCTTAATATGCTGGAAGCCACCGGAGAGGTTCATTTTAAGGTAGAAGGCCGTCAGGTGCTGGTAATGCCCTGAAAATAGAAATTCCATTTATCACCAAAAACAACATTTTATGCATTACAACGATACCTGATTCCACAATCGGCGATCTAAATAAAAAAACCAGGAACGTTGACGCGCCCCTGGTGGATGTGTATGGATTGTCATGAAACAATATTCCGTCTTACAGGTAACTGATTCTTTTAAAATCCAAACAGTACTGCAATTTATGCAATTAAACCATTATGGAAAAACCTTTCGGTGGAAAGGTCTTATCAACCAAAGAAGCTTCCTCGTTATGAAACTAACGGTCCTGCTTTTAACCGTTACCTGCCTGCAAATAAGGGCGAATACATACGCTCAGCATATTACGCTGAAAGAAACGAATGCTTCCCTGGAGAAAGTATTTAATGCAATCTATAAGCAAACCGGGTACCAGTTCGTATATGCAGATAATTTGTTGCAGCAGGCAAAGAAAATAAGTATCGATATCGAAAATGCACCTATCAATGAGGTGCTGGATGTCTGTTTTAAAGGCCAGCCATTTACTTACATGATGAAGGAAAAAGCCATCATCGTAAAAAGAAAAGCGCCGCCTGCCACGCCTGTAGCAAATGTTCCTGTGCCGATAAAGATTACCGGTGTGGTAAAGGATAAGCTGGGTAGCCCATTGATAGGGGTTACAGTAAGGGTGGTGGGAAAGGAAACAGGAGCCATTACAAATGAAAATGGCGTGTTTACCTTACAGGCAGAACCTATAGATTCCCTGGAGATAACCTACATCGGCTATCAACGCCAGGTGGTAGCGGTAAATAATCAGACCAGCATACAGATTGCGCTGGAAGCAAGTGCCGGCGGGCTGAATGAAGTGGTGGTAGTGGCTTATGGTGAACAGAAGAAAGCCAGCATTACGGGTGCAATTGCTTCTATACAAACCAAGGAAATCAAACAAAGTCCTGCTGCAAATCTGGCGGTTACCTTAGCGGGAAGATTACCAGGATTAACGGTGATTCAAAGTAGTGGTGAACCCGGAAAGGATGCTACCGCATTATATTTACGCGGACAGGGTACCCTCAATGGTCAGAACCCGGTTATTCTGGTGGATGGGGTAGAACGCGAATTGTCTTATATCGATCCCAACGAGGTAGAAAGTGTAACCATTCTGAAAGATGCTTCCTCTACTGCTATGTTTGGTGTACGTGGTGCCAATGGGGTGATTCTCGTAACCACCAGAAGAGGTGAAAAAGGAAAATCCCAGATCAGCTTTACGGCTGAAACAGGTATCCAGGATTTTACCAGAAGGAATTCCATTCTTGGGGCATACGATTGGGCAAGATTAAAGAATGAAGCCTGGCACAATAATAATCCGGATGCAGATCCCAATAATCCGGTGAACCGGCCACCTTATTCAGACTATGCGCTGGAGCGTTATCGTTTGCAGGACGACCCGCTTCGTTACCCAGATAATAACTGGCGGGATATGCTGATGTACAAAGTAGTACCACAAACAAGATATAACCTGAGCATTTCAGGAGGAGGTGATAAAGTACAGTATTTTGTAAATGTGGGTTATTTAAACCAGGCTGGGCAGTGGAAGGTAGAGCAGAAAGACTATGATCCATCTACCTATCTGAAGCGGTATAACTTCCGGTCAAATATTGATGCTTTTCTGAATAAAACTAAAACACTCAAAACATTCCTGAATGTAGCCGGCTACCTGGAAAAAACCAACTCGCCCTACCAGAATGAAATATTCCGCTATATCAATAACGAACATCCAAGTATCCTGCCGGGTCCACTGACACCAGATGGAGAAGTGATCGTTGGCTCAGGGCTATATAATAATTCCCCTTATGCTATGATTAACCGTAGTGGCTATACCCAGGGTACGAACAATAATATTACGGCTTCCTGGGGATTGCAGCAAGACCTGCATTTTATTACGGAAGGGCTCTCTGCAAAATTCATGGCTTCTTTTGATACCAAAACAGCTTACCGCCTGGCAGCCAACAGGAATTATGAGATCTGGACGCAGATTATGGATCCGAATTTAAAAGCAGTAGATGGTAGAGATAGTGTGTATTATACAAAGAACGGTGGAGATAATACTCCCCTGAGCCTTTCCAGCGGTGCCTCTTTTGAGTCTTTTACCAACTTCCAGTTCCTGGTAAATTATAACCGCACCTTCGCTAATAAACATACCGTAACAGGACTGTTAATGGGACAACAGGAACAAAGAATCCGCCCCGGTGATCCACTACCATACAACCTGAGAGGTTTTTCATCCCGTATCACCTACGGCTATAAGAATAAGTATTATGCAGAGTTTGATGCCGGATTTAATGGTTCTGAACAGTTTGCTAAAGGAAAACGTTATGGTTTCTTTCCCTCCGTTTCAGGAGCATGGGTGATCAGCAGCGAACCTTTTATGAGTAATGTTACTTTGCTGGATTTCCTGAAGCTGAGGGCTTCCTATGGAAGTGTAGGTAATGACAGGCTGGGAGGAAAACGGTTCCTGTACCTGGATGATATACAACGTGCAGGCGGGGGATACAGTCCCAGTTTAGGCAGAGGAGGTACCATCAGTGAATCTTATATCGGTAACCCGGATATCCAGTGGGAGATTGCCAAAAAAACAAACGTTGGCCTGGAAATAGGATTGTTCAATGAACTGAAGATCACAGTGGATGTGTTTAAGGAAAGCCGCGATAATATCCTGATAGCCCGTGGTTCTGTACCGATGCTGAATGGGGTATCTGCTGGTGCACGGCCTCCTGCCAATATTGGTATTGTAAAAAATCAGGGCTATGAAATTGAACTGAATTACAATAAGCGCGTGGCAAAGGACTTTACCATCTTCTCTAATTTGAACTTTAACTATGCCAGGAACAAAGTAGTGTTTGTGGATGAAGCTGAGAAAACAGCCGACTTTGCTGCCCGTTACCGCCAAACAGGCTATATGATCGG contains the following coding sequences:
- a CDS encoding FecR family protein, translating into MEQQTRLQYLLEQLVAHTATDEELAELADLAGKDNTDHAIAAIEQLLQQDPAAYPEPYDREKWMTVANNILAADKMETVRKPVERKIPVLRRYRWVAAAAILGVIALGSYLWWQQRPVINVVVVPAQDVLPGGSKAMLTLGDGSTVALDSAGNQVIHQGSTAIYQRHGQLQYETGNGAGAVSLNMLTTPRGGQYQLRLPDGSTVWLNAASTLKYPTAFSDTGRLVELTGEAYFEIRPLSNALAAGGNKKVPFRVKVNNMTVEVLGTAFNVQAYPDESKVTTTLINGKVKLNSNSETLMLQPGQQAQLEEGGRLNLLADADIEQAVAWKNGYFRFVKTDIQSIMQQLSRWYDVEVRYEKGLKPYSFGAIISRNNNISQVLNMLEATGEVHFKVEGRQVLVMP
- a CDS encoding TonB-dependent receptor — its product is MKLTVLLLTVTCLQIRANTYAQHITLKETNASLEKVFNAIYKQTGYQFVYADNLLQQAKKISIDIENAPINEVLDVCFKGQPFTYMMKEKAIIVKRKAPPATPVANVPVPIKITGVVKDKLGSPLIGVTVRVVGKETGAITNENGVFTLQAEPIDSLEITYIGYQRQVVAVNNQTSIQIALEASAGGLNEVVVVAYGEQKKASITGAIASIQTKEIKQSPAANLAVTLAGRLPGLTVIQSSGEPGKDATALYLRGQGTLNGQNPVILVDGVERELSYIDPNEVESVTILKDASSTAMFGVRGANGVILVTTRRGEKGKSQISFTAETGIQDFTRRNSILGAYDWARLKNEAWHNNNPDADPNNPVNRPPYSDYALERYRLQDDPLRYPDNNWRDMLMYKVVPQTRYNLSISGGGDKVQYFVNVGYLNQAGQWKVEQKDYDPSTYLKRYNFRSNIDAFLNKTKTLKTFLNVAGYLEKTNSPYQNEIFRYINNEHPSILPGPLTPDGEVIVGSGLYNNSPYAMINRSGYTQGTNNNITASWGLQQDLHFITEGLSAKFMASFDTKTAYRLAANRNYEIWTQIMDPNLKAVDGRDSVYYTKNGGDNTPLSLSSGASFESFTNFQFLVNYNRTFANKHTVTGLLMGQQEQRIRPGDPLPYNLRGFSSRITYGYKNKYYAEFDAGFNGSEQFAKGKRYGFFPSVSGAWVISSEPFMSNVTLLDFLKLRASYGSVGNDRLGGKRFLYLDDIQRAGGGYSPSLGRGGTISESYIGNPDIQWEIAKKTNVGLEIGLFNELKITVDVFKESRDNILIARGSVPMLNGVSAGARPPANIGIVKNQGYEIELNYNKRVAKDFTIFSNLNFNYARNKVVFVDEAEKTADFAARYRQTGYMIGQNFGYIVDGYFKDQEEINGYPAYNIGRIPRPGDFKYKDVNGDKIIDERDIAPVGNAAVPQYTYGAAFGINYKGISVSALFQGVAGVSKFLSDIGVFETYDFRERMLHAWTPERAAAGEEILYPALSTGLSASNLVNTFYLENTSFVRLKNVEIGYTLPENISGKIGAQLVRIYVNGVNLFTWDKMKTKDYDPEISNSYTYPVYRVFNSGINITF